The following proteins come from a genomic window of Sorex araneus isolate mSorAra2 chromosome 1, mSorAra2.pri, whole genome shotgun sequence:
- the RALGDS gene encoding ral guanine nucleotide dissociation stimulator isoform X2, with the protein MVQRMWAEAAGPAGGAEPLFPGSRRSRSVWDAVRLEVGGPDSCPVVLHSFTPLDPDLPRVGAGEPDGTQGSTQEISEELVNGVIYSISLRRVQAHHGTPRGQRWLGCENESALGLLETCRVRTVKAGTLEKLVEHLVPAFQGRDLSYVTIFLCTYRTFTTTQRVLDLLFKRYRTCDVLTAPSRYGCILPYSGQDGGPQDQLKNTISSILGTWLDQYSEDFCQPPDFPCLKQLVAYVQLNMPGSDLERRAHLLLAQLEHAELTDAEPGVPAVKPAPDLPPAPASRPSPALGLESTQVPGPVPEFEPTQAPVPALAPGPELEPTQARAPAPGPALGLGSPRALEVEAAPKPARAPSPEPEFPTSPARAPSPEPEETTVPGPAPSPTPELEAAVPAPTPPAAELEATLLQTLELEARAAPEPPWPPPAAAENGLPDRPHILAFPADLVAEQFTLMDAELFKKVVPYHCLGSIWSQRDKKGKEHLAPTVRATVAQFNSVANCVITTCLGARSVSARDRARVLEHWIEVARECRVLKNFSSLYAILSALQSNAIHRLKKTWEEVPRDSLRVFQKLSEIFSDENNYSLSRELLIKEGTSKFATLEMNPKRAQKRPKETGTIQGTVPYLGTFLTDLVMLDTAMKDYLYGRLINFEKRRKEFEVIAQIKLLQSACNNYSIEPEEAFAAWFRAVERLSETESYNLSCELEPPSEPAGTTLKAKKSTAIVKRWSDRQAPSAEPSAGGSSHSKSCDQLRCGPYLGGGDLADALSVHSAGSSSSDVEEISLSFVPESPDAQEKKFWEVASQSSPETSGISSASSSASSSSASTTPVASVRCHKRSMSGVCGSASALPLYNQQVGDHCIIRVSLDVDNGNMYKSLLVTSQDKAPAVIRKAMDKHNLDEEEPDDYELVQVISEDRKLKIPDNANVFYAMNSTANYDFVLRRRPGKGAKVRAGASSTLPRAKQKGLRMAKGIF; encoded by the exons ATGGTGCAGCGCATGTGGGCCGAGGCGGCCGGGCCTGCGGGCGGCGCCGAGCCGCTGTTTCCGGGCTCGCGGCGGAGCCGCAGCGTGTGGGACGCCGTGCGCCTGGAGGTGGGCGGCCCCGACAGCTGCCCCGTGGTGCTGCACAGCTTCACGCCGCTCGACCCCGACCTGCCGCGCGTCGGCGCGGGCGAGCCCGACGGGACGCAG GGTTCGACGCAGGAGATCAGCGAGGAGCTGGTGAACGGGGTCATCTACTCCATCTCCCTGCGCAGGGTCCAGGCGCACCACGGCACCCCCCGGGGCCAGCGCTGGctgggg TGTGAGAATGAGTCTGCGCTCGGGCTGCTGGAGACGTGCCGGGTGCGCACGGTGAAGGCGGGCACGCTGGAGAAGCTGGTGGAGCACCTGGTGCCCGCCTTCCAGGGCCGCGACCTCTCCTACGTGACCATCTTCCTCTGCACCTAccgcaccttcaccaccacccagCGCGTCCTCGACCTGCTCTTCAAAAG GTACCGCACCTGTGACGTCCTCACGGCCCCCTCTAGATATGGCTGCATCCTGCCCTACTCCGGCCAGGACGGCGGCCCTCAGGACCAGCTCAAGAA caccatctcCTCCATCCTGGGCACCTGGCTGGACCAGTACTCGGAGGACTTCTGCCAGCCGCCCGACTTCCCCTGCCTCAAGCAGCTGGTGGCCTACGTGCAGCTCAACATGCCCGGCTCGGACCTGGAGCGCCGCGCCCACCTCCTCCTGGCCCAGCTGGAGCACGCGGAGCTCACGGACGCCGAGCCTGGGG TGCCAGCTGTGAAACCTGCTCCGGACCTCCCGCCGGCTCCAGCGTCCCGGCCCAGCCCAGCTCTGGGGCTCGAGTCCACCCAGGTGCCGGGTCCAGTTCCGGAGTTTGAGCCCACCCAGGCTCCGGTTCCAGCGCTGGCTCCAGGTCCAGAGCTTGAGCCCACCCAGGCTCGGGCTCCAGCACCAGGTCCAGCTCTGGGGCTTGGGTCTCCCCGGGCTCTGGAGGTCGAGGCAGCGCCCAAACCAGCCCGAGCACCTAGTCCCGAGCCGGAATTCCCCACATCGCCAGCCCGAGCACCGAGTCCGGAGCCGGAGGAGACCACCGTgccgggccccgcgcccagccccaCTCCAGAGCTCGAGGCGGCCGTGCCGGCCCCCACACCCCCGGCCGCGGAGCTGGAGGCCACTCTGCTGCAGACCCTCGAGCTGGAGGCACGTGCGGCGCCCGAGCCCCCCTGGCCCCCGCCCGCAGCCGCCGAGAACGGGCTGCCCGACAGGCCGCACATCCTGGCCTTCCCCGCGGACCTGGTGGCCGAGCAGTTCACGCTCATGGACGCG GAGCTGTTCAAGAAGGTGGTCCCGTACCACTGCCTGGGCTCCATCTGGTCGCAGCGGGACAAGAAGGGCAAGGAGCACCTGGCGCCCACCGTGCGCGCCACCGTGGCCCAGTTCAACAGCGTGGCCAACTGCGTCATCACCACCTGCCTGGGCGCCCGCAGCGTGTCGGCCCGCGACCGGGCGCGCGTGCTGGAGCACTGGATCGAGGTGGCCAGG gagtGCCGAGTCCTCAAGAACTTCTCGTCCCTCTACGCCATCCTGTCTGCCCTGCAGAGCAATGCCATCCACCGCCTGAAGAAGACCTGGGAGGAAGTTCCCCG GGACAGCCTGCGAGTGTTCCAGAAGCTGTCGGAGATCTTCTCGGACGAGAACAACtactccctgagcagagagctgctCATCAAG GAGGGCACCTCCAAGTTTGCCACCCTGGAGATGAACCCCAAGAGAGCTCAGAAGCGTCCGAAGGAGACG GGCACCATCCAGGGCACCGTCCCCTACCTGGGCACCTTCCTCacagacctggtgatgctggaCACGGCCATGAAGGACTATCTCTAT GGCAGGCTCATCAACTTCGAGAAGAGGAGGAAG GAGTTCGAGGTGATCGCGCAGATCAAGCTGCTGCAGTCGGCCTGTAACAACTACAGCATCGAGCCCGAGGAGGCCTTCGCCGCCTGGTTCCGCGCCGTGGAGCGGCTCAGCGAGACCGAGAG ctACAACCTCTCGTGCGAGCTGGAGCCCCCGTCGGAGCCGGCCGGGACCACGCTCAAGGCGAAGAAGAGCACAGCCATCGTGAAGCGCTGGAGCGA CCGCCAGGCGCCCAGTGCCGAGCCCAGCGCGGGTGGCAGCTCCCACTCCAAGTCGTGCGACCAGCTGCGGTGCGGGCCCTACCTGGGCGGCGGGGACCTGGCGGACGCGCTGAGCGTGCACTCGGCCGGCTCCTCCAGCTCCGACGTGGAGGAGATCAGCCTGAGCTTCGTGCCCGAGTCCCCCGACGCGCAGGAGAAGAAG TTCTGGGAGGTGGCCTCGCAGTCGTCCCCGGAGACGTCGGGCATCAGCTCAGCCTCGAGCagcgcctcctcctcctcggcctcCACCACTCCCGTGGCCTCCGTGCGCTGCCACAAGCGGTCCATGTCGGGGGTCTGCGGCTCCGCCTCTGCACTGCCACTCTACAACCAGCAGGTGGGCGACCACTGCATCATCCGGGTCAGCCTGGACGTGGACAACGGCAACATGTACAAGAGCCTCCTG GTGACCAGCCAGGACAAGGCCCCGGCTGTCATCCGCAAGGCCATGGACAAACACAACCTGGACGAGGAGGAGCCGGACGACTATGAGCTGGTGCAGGTCATTTCGGAGGACAGAA agctgAAGATCCCCGACAACGCCAACGTGTTCTACGCCATGAACTCCACGGCCAACTACGACTTCGTGCTGCGGAGGCGGCCGGGCAAGGGCGCCAAGGTGCGGGCGGGCGCCAGCTCCACGCTCCCGCGCGCCAAGCAGAAGGGGCTGCGGATGGCCAAGGGCATCTTCTAG
- the RALGDS gene encoding ral guanine nucleotide dissociation stimulator isoform X1: MVQRMWAEAAGPAGGAEPLFPGSRRSRSVWDAVRLEVGGPDSCPVVLHSFTPLDPDLPRVGAGEPDGTQGSTQEISEELVNGVIYSISLRRVQAHHGTPRGQRWLGCENESALGLLETCRVRTVKAGTLEKLVEHLVPAFQGRDLSYVTIFLCTYRTFTTTQRVLDLLFKSRYRTCDVLTAPSRYGCILPYSGQDGGPQDQLKNTISSILGTWLDQYSEDFCQPPDFPCLKQLVAYVQLNMPGSDLERRAHLLLAQLEHAELTDAEPGVPAVKPAPDLPPAPASRPSPALGLESTQVPGPVPEFEPTQAPVPALAPGPELEPTQARAPAPGPALGLGSPRALEVEAAPKPARAPSPEPEFPTSPARAPSPEPEETTVPGPAPSPTPELEAAVPAPTPPAAELEATLLQTLELEARAAPEPPWPPPAAAENGLPDRPHILAFPADLVAEQFTLMDAELFKKVVPYHCLGSIWSQRDKKGKEHLAPTVRATVAQFNSVANCVITTCLGARSVSARDRARVLEHWIEVARECRVLKNFSSLYAILSALQSNAIHRLKKTWEEVPRDSLRVFQKLSEIFSDENNYSLSRELLIKEGTSKFATLEMNPKRAQKRPKETGTIQGTVPYLGTFLTDLVMLDTAMKDYLYGRLINFEKRRKEFEVIAQIKLLQSACNNYSIEPEEAFAAWFRAVERLSETESYNLSCELEPPSEPAGTTLKAKKSTAIVKRWSDRQAPSAEPSAGGSSHSKSCDQLRCGPYLGGGDLADALSVHSAGSSSSDVEEISLSFVPESPDAQEKKFWEVASQSSPETSGISSASSSASSSSASTTPVASVRCHKRSMSGVCGSASALPLYNQQVGDHCIIRVSLDVDNGNMYKSLLVTSQDKAPAVIRKAMDKHNLDEEEPDDYELVQVISEDRKLKIPDNANVFYAMNSTANYDFVLRRRPGKGAKVRAGASSTLPRAKQKGLRMAKGIF, from the exons ATGGTGCAGCGCATGTGGGCCGAGGCGGCCGGGCCTGCGGGCGGCGCCGAGCCGCTGTTTCCGGGCTCGCGGCGGAGCCGCAGCGTGTGGGACGCCGTGCGCCTGGAGGTGGGCGGCCCCGACAGCTGCCCCGTGGTGCTGCACAGCTTCACGCCGCTCGACCCCGACCTGCCGCGCGTCGGCGCGGGCGAGCCCGACGGGACGCAG GGTTCGACGCAGGAGATCAGCGAGGAGCTGGTGAACGGGGTCATCTACTCCATCTCCCTGCGCAGGGTCCAGGCGCACCACGGCACCCCCCGGGGCCAGCGCTGGctgggg TGTGAGAATGAGTCTGCGCTCGGGCTGCTGGAGACGTGCCGGGTGCGCACGGTGAAGGCGGGCACGCTGGAGAAGCTGGTGGAGCACCTGGTGCCCGCCTTCCAGGGCCGCGACCTCTCCTACGTGACCATCTTCCTCTGCACCTAccgcaccttcaccaccacccagCGCGTCCTCGACCTGCTCTTCAAAAG CAGGTACCGCACCTGTGACGTCCTCACGGCCCCCTCTAGATATGGCTGCATCCTGCCCTACTCCGGCCAGGACGGCGGCCCTCAGGACCAGCTCAAGAA caccatctcCTCCATCCTGGGCACCTGGCTGGACCAGTACTCGGAGGACTTCTGCCAGCCGCCCGACTTCCCCTGCCTCAAGCAGCTGGTGGCCTACGTGCAGCTCAACATGCCCGGCTCGGACCTGGAGCGCCGCGCCCACCTCCTCCTGGCCCAGCTGGAGCACGCGGAGCTCACGGACGCCGAGCCTGGGG TGCCAGCTGTGAAACCTGCTCCGGACCTCCCGCCGGCTCCAGCGTCCCGGCCCAGCCCAGCTCTGGGGCTCGAGTCCACCCAGGTGCCGGGTCCAGTTCCGGAGTTTGAGCCCACCCAGGCTCCGGTTCCAGCGCTGGCTCCAGGTCCAGAGCTTGAGCCCACCCAGGCTCGGGCTCCAGCACCAGGTCCAGCTCTGGGGCTTGGGTCTCCCCGGGCTCTGGAGGTCGAGGCAGCGCCCAAACCAGCCCGAGCACCTAGTCCCGAGCCGGAATTCCCCACATCGCCAGCCCGAGCACCGAGTCCGGAGCCGGAGGAGACCACCGTgccgggccccgcgcccagccccaCTCCAGAGCTCGAGGCGGCCGTGCCGGCCCCCACACCCCCGGCCGCGGAGCTGGAGGCCACTCTGCTGCAGACCCTCGAGCTGGAGGCACGTGCGGCGCCCGAGCCCCCCTGGCCCCCGCCCGCAGCCGCCGAGAACGGGCTGCCCGACAGGCCGCACATCCTGGCCTTCCCCGCGGACCTGGTGGCCGAGCAGTTCACGCTCATGGACGCG GAGCTGTTCAAGAAGGTGGTCCCGTACCACTGCCTGGGCTCCATCTGGTCGCAGCGGGACAAGAAGGGCAAGGAGCACCTGGCGCCCACCGTGCGCGCCACCGTGGCCCAGTTCAACAGCGTGGCCAACTGCGTCATCACCACCTGCCTGGGCGCCCGCAGCGTGTCGGCCCGCGACCGGGCGCGCGTGCTGGAGCACTGGATCGAGGTGGCCAGG gagtGCCGAGTCCTCAAGAACTTCTCGTCCCTCTACGCCATCCTGTCTGCCCTGCAGAGCAATGCCATCCACCGCCTGAAGAAGACCTGGGAGGAAGTTCCCCG GGACAGCCTGCGAGTGTTCCAGAAGCTGTCGGAGATCTTCTCGGACGAGAACAACtactccctgagcagagagctgctCATCAAG GAGGGCACCTCCAAGTTTGCCACCCTGGAGATGAACCCCAAGAGAGCTCAGAAGCGTCCGAAGGAGACG GGCACCATCCAGGGCACCGTCCCCTACCTGGGCACCTTCCTCacagacctggtgatgctggaCACGGCCATGAAGGACTATCTCTAT GGCAGGCTCATCAACTTCGAGAAGAGGAGGAAG GAGTTCGAGGTGATCGCGCAGATCAAGCTGCTGCAGTCGGCCTGTAACAACTACAGCATCGAGCCCGAGGAGGCCTTCGCCGCCTGGTTCCGCGCCGTGGAGCGGCTCAGCGAGACCGAGAG ctACAACCTCTCGTGCGAGCTGGAGCCCCCGTCGGAGCCGGCCGGGACCACGCTCAAGGCGAAGAAGAGCACAGCCATCGTGAAGCGCTGGAGCGA CCGCCAGGCGCCCAGTGCCGAGCCCAGCGCGGGTGGCAGCTCCCACTCCAAGTCGTGCGACCAGCTGCGGTGCGGGCCCTACCTGGGCGGCGGGGACCTGGCGGACGCGCTGAGCGTGCACTCGGCCGGCTCCTCCAGCTCCGACGTGGAGGAGATCAGCCTGAGCTTCGTGCCCGAGTCCCCCGACGCGCAGGAGAAGAAG TTCTGGGAGGTGGCCTCGCAGTCGTCCCCGGAGACGTCGGGCATCAGCTCAGCCTCGAGCagcgcctcctcctcctcggcctcCACCACTCCCGTGGCCTCCGTGCGCTGCCACAAGCGGTCCATGTCGGGGGTCTGCGGCTCCGCCTCTGCACTGCCACTCTACAACCAGCAGGTGGGCGACCACTGCATCATCCGGGTCAGCCTGGACGTGGACAACGGCAACATGTACAAGAGCCTCCTG GTGACCAGCCAGGACAAGGCCCCGGCTGTCATCCGCAAGGCCATGGACAAACACAACCTGGACGAGGAGGAGCCGGACGACTATGAGCTGGTGCAGGTCATTTCGGAGGACAGAA agctgAAGATCCCCGACAACGCCAACGTGTTCTACGCCATGAACTCCACGGCCAACTACGACTTCGTGCTGCGGAGGCGGCCGGGCAAGGGCGCCAAGGTGCGGGCGGGCGCCAGCTCCACGCTCCCGCGCGCCAAGCAGAAGGGGCTGCGGATGGCCAAGGGCATCTTCTAG
- the RALGDS gene encoding ral guanine nucleotide dissociation stimulator isoform X3, translated as MVQRMWAEAAGPAGGAEPLFPGSRRSRSVWDAVRLEVGGPDSCPVVLHSFTPLDPDLPRVGAGEPDGTQGSTQEISEELVNGVIYSISLRRVQAHHGTPRGQRWLGCENESALGLLETCRVRTVKAGTLEKLVEHLVPAFQGRDLSYVTIFLCTYRTFTTTQRVLDLLFKRYGCILPYSGQDGGPQDQLKNTISSILGTWLDQYSEDFCQPPDFPCLKQLVAYVQLNMPGSDLERRAHLLLAQLEHAELTDAEPGVPAVKPAPDLPPAPASRPSPALGLESTQVPGPVPEFEPTQAPVPALAPGPELEPTQARAPAPGPALGLGSPRALEVEAAPKPARAPSPEPEFPTSPARAPSPEPEETTVPGPAPSPTPELEAAVPAPTPPAAELEATLLQTLELEARAAPEPPWPPPAAAENGLPDRPHILAFPADLVAEQFTLMDAELFKKVVPYHCLGSIWSQRDKKGKEHLAPTVRATVAQFNSVANCVITTCLGARSVSARDRARVLEHWIEVARECRVLKNFSSLYAILSALQSNAIHRLKKTWEEVPRDSLRVFQKLSEIFSDENNYSLSRELLIKEGTSKFATLEMNPKRAQKRPKETGTIQGTVPYLGTFLTDLVMLDTAMKDYLYGRLINFEKRRKEFEVIAQIKLLQSACNNYSIEPEEAFAAWFRAVERLSETESYNLSCELEPPSEPAGTTLKAKKSTAIVKRWSDRQAPSAEPSAGGSSHSKSCDQLRCGPYLGGGDLADALSVHSAGSSSSDVEEISLSFVPESPDAQEKKFWEVASQSSPETSGISSASSSASSSSASTTPVASVRCHKRSMSGVCGSASALPLYNQQVGDHCIIRVSLDVDNGNMYKSLLVTSQDKAPAVIRKAMDKHNLDEEEPDDYELVQVISEDRKLKIPDNANVFYAMNSTANYDFVLRRRPGKGAKVRAGASSTLPRAKQKGLRMAKGIF; from the exons ATGGTGCAGCGCATGTGGGCCGAGGCGGCCGGGCCTGCGGGCGGCGCCGAGCCGCTGTTTCCGGGCTCGCGGCGGAGCCGCAGCGTGTGGGACGCCGTGCGCCTGGAGGTGGGCGGCCCCGACAGCTGCCCCGTGGTGCTGCACAGCTTCACGCCGCTCGACCCCGACCTGCCGCGCGTCGGCGCGGGCGAGCCCGACGGGACGCAG GGTTCGACGCAGGAGATCAGCGAGGAGCTGGTGAACGGGGTCATCTACTCCATCTCCCTGCGCAGGGTCCAGGCGCACCACGGCACCCCCCGGGGCCAGCGCTGGctgggg TGTGAGAATGAGTCTGCGCTCGGGCTGCTGGAGACGTGCCGGGTGCGCACGGTGAAGGCGGGCACGCTGGAGAAGCTGGTGGAGCACCTGGTGCCCGCCTTCCAGGGCCGCGACCTCTCCTACGTGACCATCTTCCTCTGCACCTAccgcaccttcaccaccacccagCGCGTCCTCGACCTGCTCTTCAAAAG ATATGGCTGCATCCTGCCCTACTCCGGCCAGGACGGCGGCCCTCAGGACCAGCTCAAGAA caccatctcCTCCATCCTGGGCACCTGGCTGGACCAGTACTCGGAGGACTTCTGCCAGCCGCCCGACTTCCCCTGCCTCAAGCAGCTGGTGGCCTACGTGCAGCTCAACATGCCCGGCTCGGACCTGGAGCGCCGCGCCCACCTCCTCCTGGCCCAGCTGGAGCACGCGGAGCTCACGGACGCCGAGCCTGGGG TGCCAGCTGTGAAACCTGCTCCGGACCTCCCGCCGGCTCCAGCGTCCCGGCCCAGCCCAGCTCTGGGGCTCGAGTCCACCCAGGTGCCGGGTCCAGTTCCGGAGTTTGAGCCCACCCAGGCTCCGGTTCCAGCGCTGGCTCCAGGTCCAGAGCTTGAGCCCACCCAGGCTCGGGCTCCAGCACCAGGTCCAGCTCTGGGGCTTGGGTCTCCCCGGGCTCTGGAGGTCGAGGCAGCGCCCAAACCAGCCCGAGCACCTAGTCCCGAGCCGGAATTCCCCACATCGCCAGCCCGAGCACCGAGTCCGGAGCCGGAGGAGACCACCGTgccgggccccgcgcccagccccaCTCCAGAGCTCGAGGCGGCCGTGCCGGCCCCCACACCCCCGGCCGCGGAGCTGGAGGCCACTCTGCTGCAGACCCTCGAGCTGGAGGCACGTGCGGCGCCCGAGCCCCCCTGGCCCCCGCCCGCAGCCGCCGAGAACGGGCTGCCCGACAGGCCGCACATCCTGGCCTTCCCCGCGGACCTGGTGGCCGAGCAGTTCACGCTCATGGACGCG GAGCTGTTCAAGAAGGTGGTCCCGTACCACTGCCTGGGCTCCATCTGGTCGCAGCGGGACAAGAAGGGCAAGGAGCACCTGGCGCCCACCGTGCGCGCCACCGTGGCCCAGTTCAACAGCGTGGCCAACTGCGTCATCACCACCTGCCTGGGCGCCCGCAGCGTGTCGGCCCGCGACCGGGCGCGCGTGCTGGAGCACTGGATCGAGGTGGCCAGG gagtGCCGAGTCCTCAAGAACTTCTCGTCCCTCTACGCCATCCTGTCTGCCCTGCAGAGCAATGCCATCCACCGCCTGAAGAAGACCTGGGAGGAAGTTCCCCG GGACAGCCTGCGAGTGTTCCAGAAGCTGTCGGAGATCTTCTCGGACGAGAACAACtactccctgagcagagagctgctCATCAAG GAGGGCACCTCCAAGTTTGCCACCCTGGAGATGAACCCCAAGAGAGCTCAGAAGCGTCCGAAGGAGACG GGCACCATCCAGGGCACCGTCCCCTACCTGGGCACCTTCCTCacagacctggtgatgctggaCACGGCCATGAAGGACTATCTCTAT GGCAGGCTCATCAACTTCGAGAAGAGGAGGAAG GAGTTCGAGGTGATCGCGCAGATCAAGCTGCTGCAGTCGGCCTGTAACAACTACAGCATCGAGCCCGAGGAGGCCTTCGCCGCCTGGTTCCGCGCCGTGGAGCGGCTCAGCGAGACCGAGAG ctACAACCTCTCGTGCGAGCTGGAGCCCCCGTCGGAGCCGGCCGGGACCACGCTCAAGGCGAAGAAGAGCACAGCCATCGTGAAGCGCTGGAGCGA CCGCCAGGCGCCCAGTGCCGAGCCCAGCGCGGGTGGCAGCTCCCACTCCAAGTCGTGCGACCAGCTGCGGTGCGGGCCCTACCTGGGCGGCGGGGACCTGGCGGACGCGCTGAGCGTGCACTCGGCCGGCTCCTCCAGCTCCGACGTGGAGGAGATCAGCCTGAGCTTCGTGCCCGAGTCCCCCGACGCGCAGGAGAAGAAG TTCTGGGAGGTGGCCTCGCAGTCGTCCCCGGAGACGTCGGGCATCAGCTCAGCCTCGAGCagcgcctcctcctcctcggcctcCACCACTCCCGTGGCCTCCGTGCGCTGCCACAAGCGGTCCATGTCGGGGGTCTGCGGCTCCGCCTCTGCACTGCCACTCTACAACCAGCAGGTGGGCGACCACTGCATCATCCGGGTCAGCCTGGACGTGGACAACGGCAACATGTACAAGAGCCTCCTG GTGACCAGCCAGGACAAGGCCCCGGCTGTCATCCGCAAGGCCATGGACAAACACAACCTGGACGAGGAGGAGCCGGACGACTATGAGCTGGTGCAGGTCATTTCGGAGGACAGAA agctgAAGATCCCCGACAACGCCAACGTGTTCTACGCCATGAACTCCACGGCCAACTACGACTTCGTGCTGCGGAGGCGGCCGGGCAAGGGCGCCAAGGTGCGGGCGGGCGCCAGCTCCACGCTCCCGCGCGCCAAGCAGAAGGGGCTGCGGATGGCCAAGGGCATCTTCTAG